The genomic stretch AGTGCACAAGCAGCGTTCCACCAGTCTACCTTATTTTCTTCACACAACCCAGGTATCATATTTGGACCAGGCAAAATCAATGGTTTACCCGTATTAAATTTATCCTGGTATTTTCTTTCTCCCTCCAAACAACTCTTGGCAACTAAAACCGAACAATACAGAAATGAATCAACGTCCAGTTGGTTTAGTGTTTCAAGGTTGCAATTGTCCAGATTATTGGTCGAAAAGTTCAGACCACTGAAGGATTTACACTTCAATTCGGATATATCTTCTATCACTAAACCTAGATAGACCTGGTATGGTAGGGACGAAGGAAATAGATACTGAGCCATCTCGAGGTACATCTGCAGATGTTCTTGTCTGGGTAGAACATATTTGGGTTCACCAATTGCCGGGCTTTgcatgaagtatgaagttgccATCTTTGATAGTTGGTCACCATTAGTGCTGTAGAGTGAGCGAAATATGTTCTTCTTCCAGCCAGCGTCGGAACAAAACTGACGAACCTGTGAGAAAAAGGCgataacatcaaaatttattaaaaatactGTTTTGCTAGACATGAGAGTGAAAAGTGTGAATTTATAGGCGCTTTAGATCAATTTACAAATTGTAACGTAAGTAGTAATAATCACGTACAGCCATATTTCTAGGTTTTGTATGATCATAAAAAATTGGACTCAGGTATATAACTTTTTGTGAGTTAGCTTCTTTTTGGTGACATGGTGTCATGACATTTTTTACTGTGAAACATAGTGCGGACCATTTACAATATATTCACTGTTTCCTTTTACCGGTGGAGAATTAGCAAAACATTTTACTTATAACCGATATATAAAATATGACCAGTGAGTTATTAAGTTGATGTTTTCAAAGAAAGAATGAATTCAATCTTAACGACAATATTAAATTCCTTGCAGAAGAAACGTTATCTGTGAAAAAACGTAAAACCTATTTTACGGTACTTAAAAAAACAGtactaaaaaaatcaatctcaataAGTTTTATTACTCGTTACTTCGCAAACATCGAGTTTATGTCAGCGTCAAATGTAGTAATATCAATCAAATGATACGAAAATAGATTAAATGGATCCTACCTGATTGACCAAATCATCTGCTGTATTCCAAATCTTGCTTTCCGTTACACTCTGAATTTGCGCAATAACCGATGCATCAACACTCTCATCAACACAGGACTGGATAGTGTAGCCGGCCTGACAGCAGCGGAAGGCGGCTTGTTTGTTCCAATGTGCCAGCAACTGTCTGGTAGTCTCGTTGCAATGCTTCAACCACTGTGCATCTGTATCCGGGACACCACACTGATACGCTAAGAACAGCAATGGTAAACATTTTGTTGTGACATCACGCGCCTTTCCGCCTTGCTTTTCATCTTTGAACAACAGGGATGCAGAATGCAGCATGAGTTGTCCTCGATAGTGTCGCAAAAATTCCTCGACTAGCTGTTTTTGTGAGCATGAGTTGCGACCTTTCTCTGAGAATTTTCGCAATGTTTGGTCCAATTCCTGTATTAAAGAGGCTATTTCCTTCAGGTTGATTTGCTTGATTGATTGAAGGGAAAAGTCCGCTAGTAAATTAAGATAAATTTGTCGATCTAAGGTCATAATTAGGAGCACCCAGTAACTCCAGCTGGATTGATATGAACTAACATTCACATCAGCGTATTTGGACAACATTGAGGAAATGGCATTGGTCCATTCGAGCGATTGTTGGAACGTTTCATTGAATTTCATCTCGATGTCGTAGCAATACTTGAAGGCATCGTCAACCTTTTTCTCATCCAGAAAATGCTTCACTAAACGTATTCTCAAACCAACATCCAACGGACGAGACACTATTTCCTTCAAGATGATTTCTTTCACATATTTGTTATCTGCAGAAGCATCTTTGTTTGCAACTTTCAGTTTAAGATTTAATACTGCTTCGTGAGTAATCCGTTCCGTTTCAGCCATGTCACACCAATGCTTTGCTTTTgacaaatttttactaaaattgtcctccgcgagaagcagCTTACACACGTCAGTAATCAATCCAGTTTGTTTTGAATCCAACTGCAAAGAACGCTGGTAGGAGGTGATGGCTCTATCAATCTTTTTCTGCTTTTCGTAGCACTGACCAAGCAGTTTGTGTGCCTGGGCGCTATCCTCCTGCACTGACAGGTAACAGGACAACCAATGCTCAGCACTAGCATATTCGCCTAATTTGAAATACTGGCGAGCTATTGCTAAACCACGcgtatatttctgaaaaaaaaaaaaaaaatttgaagtagGGTTGCGAGGCGGTACATTTTACTTGGGTGTGAAAAAAAAGCATTGCCAAAGAATCGCAATTAATTTTTCCTGCTTGAAAAGTAAGCCGATGATTCAGCGATTAACCTAGATATTCATTATGCTTACCTCAGTTTCCGGCAATTTTGCTAGAGATGTTTTCACATGTCGATCAATATCCTTCTTGCAAGTGAACATTTTGCAAAGAATCTTCTGGCAATTTGATGTTGCACAAACACCGACAATAACGTAACCAGCTCTCAGCAAAACCGAACGTAGGCTTTATCTAATCACTCCCAAAATCACGAATTCTGCTTGTTCTTAGTACCAAATCGCCAATCTAAGCACCGCAACAATATTTATAACAATTTCTCACTTTTACGGCACTTCGCGTGTGTTCTGATGTGGTGTGGTTTCTTTACGTCGTACCTATAAAAGCACAAGTTACGCTTATGGCGGTCGTTTTCGGTTTGAAAGTTGCAAGTTGAAAGAGAAGAAAGAAAGGTAAGCCTTTGCAATGTCTTTTGTCGGATTCGTTGTTGCCAGGCCTACGACAAACCGTCATTTTGTTACCTGAAGTATTATGCCGACATTACGTGATCTCTTTTTTGTTtaatgtcgttttttttttttaaataggctCTATagttatatcagttttttatgtcatgtgaaagagctgcattttataagcaaaacgtgattttcaaaaaaaaaatctatcatcgtcattcaatttttaaatcacagttcgcccatatatcaaatgtcattgtagcgatttttattttttattcaacaatcgaaggacaatgatataaaatttaaaaaaatcacgtattgctcggaaaattaaatttttctacCTGATATATAATAACcagaaatccgtgagtagctTAACAACCTAATTggattgtttagctatatcattttttatgtcatctgaaagaACTGCATTTtataagcaaaacgtgattttcaaaaattttctatcgtcgtCCTTccacatacgtaacactggcgattttttttggtactctttgccccacatcacccggtaccaacaccagtatgaactgctcgacgaaaattaacggaatgaattttcttcatagcggctctactcgagcccccaacaaaatcccttacgaaactgtcaaaaagttgtttacaaaatcaatgctgcatttttcgagtgggaacgagacaaatgcagggctgcgcaggtacacaacctccataaactactcaaacagaggttttttttacagaggttggtactttcgagtagttcattttgtaccaacttttttggaagatttcttcctgagtgttacgtatgtcttatgtatgtggtccttcgctttttaaatcacaattaaaaactgctcgaaatctgctcgagatcgctacaatgacagttcgcccatatacgaACTGTCAGCGTgttagagcgaatttttttcacatatataagacatacgtaaccctcaggaagaaatcttccaaaaaagttggtacaaaataaaCTACTCGAACGGTACCATCACATACaaacacgctgctttattttaaccctaatctgattaggatctactcagttggGTATTcatatgcaaaatgtcaaaaagtgagttatcggttactggataattgagtaacatttacccaaattttcataattaccatgtttactcagttttgagttattatatATGTTGTTTACCtacccctgagtatatgtatatgccaaaatttttcaacagcgatattatcggttccgaagaacaattggtgtcgctttttattcgttggcTAGCAGTAAGTACCTGATCTGACATCAAATCAATAACTTCCTAATCAATTGcattacaaacaacatataacaatattccataataatttcagcccaacatcagtATTGCAGAGTGTTGAATCTTACCTTCCTAGACACGCTTCCCGGTAACGCGTTCTGTTCACtgtaactcgaaaaccaattgAATACTCCTTTTCCAGGGCTCTATATTTTGCAACCAATCTCTGCCGTTACACTTCAACCACTGACTCCTATTTTCTAAAGTATTATAATAGCTTCAAGtgactatctctctctctcgacACAACTCTCTCTTGCTCTTAGCTCTCTGAACCGTAGTTCACTGCCTATCTCTACATCTCACTCCTTCTCCAAAATTCAAACTTACATTTGTTTATTAAATGTCATAACGACGTGGCAGCTTCCGCATCCTTCTAGGACGTTCTCGCGGATTTTCGTCTGGTGGACTACTCTGTTCTGCCGTCACGAATTCCTTTGATGATGGTTGAGAGACAAGTGTGTCTTCTCTTTTCTCTTGATTGTTCGATGCTGAAGGTTCAGATGGTTCTGGGGTCTTGAGTTGAGCCGAGGTAGAAGGCCATTTCCTAAGATGTGAGATACAACGCCGAAACCGAACACCGTCCTCATTTACGACGATTGTATCACTGCCGTTCTTTTTTAAAACTTGAAATTTCTCTAGGCGGAACTTCGGCTCAACTTTCCCGCATTCGTTGTTCTTAATCATCACATAATCGCCAACTTCGATCTCTCGCATGACGACGTTGGTCAGCATAGATTTtccctttattttttttttgatagcaTCATTTTCGCGCACGCTTTCGTCGCGATTCCAGCTAGGATCGGTTCTCAAAGAGGGTAATAAGTCTTTCACCGGCCGACCAGTTAGAAGTTCCATTGGAGCTTTTCCGGTGACTGGTTGCGGTGTTGTATTGTAGACATACACATACTCAGTTATTGCCTTCCGCCAGTCCGACTTCGTTGCTTTGGCGATCCGAAGTGTCCGAAGACCTTTGGCGATCCGAAGTGTCCGAAGACCTACAAGACCGTCTACAAGACCGTTCATCTGCGGCCAGTATGGAATGGTACGAATAAGTCTTATGTTTTTATTCGAGCAGTACTGTGCAAATTCTTCACTCGAGAACGGCGGGCCATTATCACTACGAATCGTCTCTGGGTACGTTTGCTCGATAAATATACCTTCCAGAGCATCGATAGTCTTCTCTGCAGTCGTACTCTTCATCTCGATAACCCGTAGAAACCAACTATAATAGTCGACAACAACCATAAACGTCGCACACTCCTTTGCTGAAAAGAAATCAATCGCAATCTCTTGCCAGGCCCGATCTGGCATTCCTTCCCTCTGCATCGGTTCTGGTGGTGTTAGTTTGCTCACTGCAGCGCAACCAGCACACTCTTTAATCCTATTTACGATATCTCTATCCATACCCGGCCACCACACTTTCTCTCGGAGATTCATACGCATAGCCACTATTCCGGGATGACCTCTATGTGCTATATCCAGCGTTCTTAATCTAAGCCTTTCTGGCAGCACGATTCTATCTTCACGCACCACAATTCCCTTTGGAATTCCCAACTCAGTAGAGAATGCTTGATACTGAAAAAGTACTGATGGCCAAATGCCGGTTTCAAGTGCCTTAACAACTCCTGCCAAAATTTCATCGCATACAGTTTCCAATCGTATTTCTTCCAAAGTTATTGCTGTAAGCCCTTCTCCAATTGCGCATAAATAATGCTCAGCATTCTCGTCGAAAGGTAAATCGAACTGTGAGCACAGTCGCGATAGTGAGTCTGATATGTTAGCAGGTCCTGCAATATACttcatctcaaaatcaaacggcaCAACATCCTTTTTTAGATCCTACCGACTGCGCCAAAATGTTGAATCTTACCTTCCTAGACACGCTTCCCGGTAACGCCTTCTGTTCACtgtaactcgaaaaccaattgAATACTCCTTTTCCAGGGCTCTATATTTTGCAACCAATCTCTGCCGTTACACTTCAACCACTGACTCCTATTTTCTAAAGTATTATAATAGCTTCAAGtgactatctctctctctctctctcgacaCAACTCTCTTGCTCTTAGCTCTCTGAACCGTAGTTCACTGCCTATCTCTGcacagaggatttgaaaacatataaattatatataaattcaaaatgaacaaccgcatgttgtatgTTCTGCAATGCCGTTTAAAGCTGGTCTTTTATTTGTGATAATAAACGAatacatttgtattgatgtGCAGCACTCAGTACATGCAATCGATGCAATTTAAATGTGTTTGGTGACGGACGATGACGGATTTTCTAGCGTGCTTACTGTACAAAAATGTGAGCCAccgttcacgggcaactgtgaaccgaTTAGTAGCCCCATTCAAAGACACGGAAATGATTTTAAACatttataatgtttcgatgaaaaataaatctatgtttttgatttttctgaatttattttatttattgagtctgTTCACGAAATTTCGGAAGATTGTTCTTAACGCTTGTAATTAGAATTTTAAAGAAAACGACGAATTTATTTAGCGAACGAATGACCGGTGTTTCATCTAGGGCTCTTTATTGAATACTGACTGACCTAGCTCTGATTGCGTAACTTTATATCGGCACTTCGATTATTAGAATGATGTGAATTCGATAACAGATCGGGTGATCGTAAGAGATCGATCCTGGCAAGTGGTGTTATGAAGAGAGGTAACGAGGccaatgaattttatagcaataATCCGTTCACGAATGACGAAACGTCTGAACATGCCAGCCACCGTTAAAAAGCTATTTTTAACCTAACTATACTAACTCTTCAGACTGCTAACTTATATGTTCCATGCCCTTCTAACTAACTTATATGTTCCACGCCCTTCTTCTTACTTATGAATATTGTATTAAATAATCATCcattcaattttaaataatgGTGGTTCCGGTTATAGACGGCCTCTCTAGCGCCGCTTGATATCGACGATCAGGTCCGCGTCGAATCCCAAACTGGTCGGCACGTTGTTGATATCCGTTTCGGGCCGTATCGGTCCTGACACGTGCTACTTCGGTCCATGCGAAGAACTCCATTCAGGTTCACGTTGTCTTTCGGCTGTTATGATCAAGTGGGTCGCTattcttcgtagtatgtttgTTGATTCTCAATGGATGGGACTCGCGATTCATCTGCCCTTCTGATAGAGTCCTCTCTCACTTGCGTGACCATCGacgatattttttctggaacatAATATAAACGGCTTTTTAAACaataaatgagaaaaaaagcATAACTTAACTGGGATGGAGGCAACCGGCCTCCACGGGTCCTTAACGGACGATGAACGATGGCACCAAATACTGAGCGTACTTGTGCTTTGTATGTGAGATGTTGGTTACATCTGCTAAGAACCTCCTTCCTACTGCGCTTGAATGGCTGGCTGGTGGTTCGTCTGATCACTCCGATTTGCTCGTGGTTGTGGGTTGGAGCAAACGTTGTCGTCGATTGCGTTGGAGGACGAAAAATAAATGAGATTTTTTGCAATGTTATGAAAAATTACGACTTACAGGAATGGAAGGCCTTGCGACCTCCCCATGTTGCGCAGTACCTTACTGCGATTGGTGGAAGGAATCTACTTTCCTTCTTGATGTTTATCCCCGTGGACAGGTGAATCGGGCTGTTGGATCGGTAGCACACATATTTTGCTGATAGATCGTCTGTATTCTCCTTGTGCCGTTCGTACGGTTACGACGCGAATGTGGTGATCGCTTCCCTTCAAGATAGCCGTGATTCGCCCATATTTCCATTTTAATGGGGGTTGGTTATCTTCTTTTATCAGAACCATTGTTCCGATCTTGATATTGTCGCGCTCCATAGTCCAACGAGTGCGAGGTTGTAATCCTGACAAATATTCAGACTGCCACTGCTTCCAGATTTTACGTACGTACTCTTGAGTTTGTTGCCAACGGCTCAGACGATTAAATGGAATATCTTCTGTACTAGGTTCCGGGATGGCCTTCAGTGAGCGATGGATTAAAAAATGCCCAGGAGTGAGAATTTCGACATCATTAGGATCTGAACATAGCTGAGTCAATGGACGAGAATTAAGACACGACTCAATTTGGGTGAGCAAGGTTAGAAATTCATCGTAGTAGAGAACTACATTTCCTATGGTGCAGCGTAGATGCTTCTTCATGGATTTTACTGCTGCTTCCCAGAGCCCACCGAAGTTCGGGGACCGTGGCGGTATAAATTTGAATGTTATATTATCCTCCTCGAAGCTGCGAGTTACTAAATTCTGATGTTGCTGCGATCGAAATAGGCGAGCGAGCTCTTCAAGTTCTCTTTGAGCTCCCTGAAAATTGAGTCCATTATCGCATTCGATAAGTTCCGGTATGCCTCTCCGAGAGGTAAAGCGCTTAAGAGTGGCAATGAAAGCATCAGAAGTGAGATCGGTGACACATTCGAGATGGAGTGCCTTCGTCACTAGGCACACAAATACCGCTACATACAACTTGATAGCTGCACTTCGCTTGGTTACACGATAGTAGAAAGGACCACAGTAATCTACTCCGGTACGTAGGAATGGAAAAGTTGGAGTAACACGTTCTGGAGGTAATTCACCCATGAGTTGTTCCAGGACCTTTGGTTTACAGCGAAAACAACTGATACAAGAGTGAACAACCCTGCGGGCGATAGATTTAATGCGAAGTGGCCAAAATCGTTTGCGAACCACGGCAATCATTAACTGTGGACCAGCGTGAAGCAGTTTTCGATGATAGTGAATCATTATCAGATTTGTTAGGGGGTCTTTGTCCGGCAGGATCATTGGATGACGTTGATCGTAGCTCACTGGGGCATGCCGCAACCGGCCACTGACGCGCAGTATTCCATCCACCAATATTGGAACTAATGTTTTCAAACGAGAGGTTGATTATACTCGCTTCTTTCGTTGAAGTTTTGCGATGTCAGAAGCAAAATATTCGGCTTGGGCCAGTTTGACTATTGATTGGGTAGCGAAGCTAATTTCTCTCGTTCGCAAGTGCTCATGAAGTCTTTCTTCCTTGTTTTTAGTTCTGGCGTTATGGTAAAATCGGAAAATCCAAGCAACAACACGTACGAGTTTCATGAACGATGAATACTTTGAAAATAACTCGTTTGAGGGAATTACATGCACTGCAAGGGCAGCTGTTCGTTCCTCCAACTCCtctgaacaaaaatatttctcaGTTCGACGTCCGAGTACTGGCCAGAACCGAGACGTGCGCGATAACCAGATAGGTCCCTCCCACCATAGGGGGGCGAGCTCCAGCTGAGCTGGAGGCATTCCTCTAGAAATTACATCCGCTGGGTTGTCGGACCCAGGTACATGTGACCATCTTCCTACCACAGTGATTCGTTGTATTTCGGAGCACCGATTTGCCACAAACGTTTTCCATCGTGACGGGT from Wyeomyia smithii strain HCP4-BCI-WySm-NY-G18 chromosome 3, ASM2978416v1, whole genome shotgun sequence encodes the following:
- the LOC129729062 gene encoding uncharacterized protein LOC129729062, with the protein product MIHYHRKLLHAGPQLMIAVVRKRFWPLRIKSIARRVVHSCISCFRCKPKVLEQLMGELPPERVTPTFPFLRTGVDYCGPFYYRVTKRSAAIKLYVAVFVCLVTKALHLECVTDLTSDAFIATLKRFTSRRGIPELIECDNGLNFQGAQRELEELARLFRSQQHQNLVTRSFEEDNITFKFIPPRSPNFGGLWEAAVKSMKKHLRCTIGNVVLYYDEFLTLLTQIESCLNSRPLTQLCSDPNDVEILTPGHFLIHRSLKAIPEPSTEDIPFNRLSRWQQTQEYVRKIWKQWQSEYLSGLQPRTRWTMERDNIKIGTMVLIKEDNQPPLKWKYGRITAILKGSDHHIRVVTVRTAQGEYRRSISKICVLPIQQPDSPVHGDKHQEGK
- the LOC129729061 gene encoding uncharacterized protein K02A2.6-like, whose protein sequence is MKYIAGPANISDSLSRLCSQFDLPFDENAEHYLCAIGEGLTAITLEEIRLETVCDEILAGVVKALETGIWPSVLFQYQAFSTELGIPKGIVVREDRIVLPERLRLRTLDIAHRGHPGIVAMRMNLREKVWWPGMDRDIVNRIKECAGCAAVSKLTPPEPMQREGMPDRAWQEIAIDFFSAKECATFMVVVDYYSWFLRVIEMKSTTAEKTIDALEGIFIEQTYPETIRSDNGPPFSSEEFAQYCSNKNIRLIRTIPYWPQMNGLVDGLVGLRTLRIAKGLRTLRIAKATKSDWRKAITEYVYVYNTTPQPVTGKAPMELLTGRPVKDLLPSLRTDPSWNRDESVRENDAIKKKIKGKSMLTNVVMREIEVGDYVMIKNNECGKVEPKFRLEKFQVLKKNGSDTIVVNEDGVRFRRCISHLRKWPSTSAQLKTPEPSEPSASNNQEKREDTLVSQPSSKEFVTAEQSSPPDENPRERPRRMRKLPRRYDI